The following proteins are encoded in a genomic region of Asterias amurensis chromosome 5, ASM3211899v1:
- the LOC139937753 gene encoding uncharacterized protein isoform X1 has translation MSLKYNAKDITEAEQVRKVFLGGLSPKTVEASLRSHFAKYGDMTDCCVIRDADKKSRCFGFVTFTKMSMVDEVMDDFKSQGGPVLDGKTIEIKRAIPRGDSNDYGSKEQVKKLFIGGISEDTTEADLEEHFRQHGIIEEVKLPTDKTSKRRGFAFITFTDHDVVNKLVAMKTHFIKNKRCEAKKAVPKNMMSRKDGPDNYGRGGGGGGNFRGDYGNNFGNGRGNFNNGGNFGGNFGGNNGGGGNGGQGFGNNFGGGFGNNFGGNGGGFDGGNFSNNGWNNNSGGGGNGFNNFGSNYAGGSSNFGPMKGNNFSNRGQTPYGGGSGGNNNGGGYNNMGGNMGGNMGGNMGGNMGSNMGGGMGGNMGGNMGGNMGGNMGGNMGGNMGGNMGGNMGGNMGGNMMRGMGNMGSGMGNNMGGGMGNNMGGGLGNNMGSMGGGMGGNMGGGGGMGNMGSGLGNNMVGGMGSSGGSGYGTSSGYGGSSGYSGSGNMSSNTGGRRF, from the exons ATGAGCCTAAAATATAATGCAAAA GATATTACCGAGGCAGAACAGGTGCGTAAGGTCTTCCTTGGTGGCCTCAGCCCCAAGACTGTTGAGGCGTCCCTCAGAAGCCACTTTGCAAAGTATGGCGACATGACAGACTGTTGCGTCATCAGAGATGCAGACAAGAAGTCTAGGTGCTTTGGGTTTGTTACATTCACCAAGATGTCGATGGTGGATGAAGTCATGGACGACTTCAAGAGCCAGGGTGGACCCGTCTTGGACGGCAAGACAATAGAGATCAAGAGGGCGATACCTCGTGGG GACTCGAATGATTACGGCTCTAAGGAACAGGTGAAGAAGTTATTCATCGGTGGCATCAGTGAAGATACAACAGAAGCTGATCTAGAGGAACACTTCCGGCAGCATGGCATTATCGAAGAGGTCAAACTTCCCACTGATAAAACTTCCAAGAGACGAGGCTTTGCGTTTATAACGTTCACTGACCATGATGTAGTCAACAAACTTGTTG CCATGAAGACTCACTTCATTAAGAACAAACGATGCGAGGCAAAGAAAGCCGTACCCAAGAACATGATGTCGAGGAAGGATGGTCCAGATAATTACGGTAGAGGTGGCGGTGGTGGTGGTAACTTCAGAGGAG attATGGAAATAATTTCGGCAACGGAAGAGGAAACTTCAACAATGGAGGAAACTTTGGAGGAAACTTTGGAGGTAATAATGGCGGTGGTGGAAATGGCGGACAGGGCTTCGGCAACAACTTTGGAGGTGGATTTGGCAATAACTTTGGAGGAAATGGAGGAGGGTTCGACGGTGGAAACTTCAGCAACAATG GCTGGAACAATAATAGCGGAGGTGGTGGAAATGGCTTCAACAATTTTGGAAGTAATTACGCTGGTGGCAGTTCCAACTTTGGCCCAATGAAGGGGAATAACTTCAGTAATAGAGGTCAAACACCATATGGCG gcGGTAGTGGTGGCAACAACAACGGTGGTGGATACAACAACATGGGTGGCAATATGGGTGGCAACATGGGTGGAAACATGGGTGGAAACATGGGCAGCAATATGGGTGGAGGCATGGGTGGCAACATGGGTGGCAACATGGGTGGCAACATGGGTGGCAACATGGGTGGCAACATGGGTGGAAACATGGGTGGAAACATGGGTGGAAACATGGGTGGCAACATGGGTGGTAACATGATGCGAGGTATGGGCAACATGGGTAGCGGAATGGGTAACAACATGGGCGGCGGAATGGGTAACAATATGGGCGGTGGACTGGGTAACAACATGGGTAGCATGGGCGGAGGGATGGGTGGGAATATGGGTGGCGGAGGTGGAATGGGTAACATGGGTAGTGGATTGGGCAACAATATGGTTGGAGGTATGGGTAGTAGTGGTGGCAGCGGATATGGAACGTCCAGTGGATATGGTGGAAGTAGCGGATATTCTGGAAGTGGGAATATGTCAAGCAATACCGGAGGCAGGAGGTTCTAA
- the LOC139937753 gene encoding uncharacterized protein isoform X2 has protein sequence MSLKYNAKDITEAEQVRKVFLGGLSPKTVEASLRSHFAKYGDMTDCCVIRDADKKSRCFGFVTFTKMSMVDEVMDDFKSQGGPVLDGKTIEIKRAIPRGDSNDYGSKEQVKKLFIGGISEDTTEADLEEHFRQHGIIEEVKLPTDKTSKRRGFAFITFTDHDVVNKLVAMKTHFIKNKRCEAKKAVPKNMMSRKDGPDNYGRGGGGGGNFRGDYGNNFGNGRGNFNNGGNFGGNFGGNNGGGGNGGQGFGNNFGGGFGNNFGGNGGGFDGGNFSNNGWNNNSGGGGNGFNNFGSNYAGGSSNFGPMKGNNFSNRGQTPYGGGSGGNNNGGGYNNMGGNMGGNMGGNMGGNMGGNMGGNMGGNMGGNMGGNMMRGMGNMGSGMGNNMGGGMGNNMGGGLGNNMGSMGGGMGGNMGGGGGMGNMGSGLGNNMVGGMGSSGGSGYGTSSGYGGSSGYSGSGNMSSNTGGRRF, from the exons ATGAGCCTAAAATATAATGCAAAA GATATTACCGAGGCAGAACAGGTGCGTAAGGTCTTCCTTGGTGGCCTCAGCCCCAAGACTGTTGAGGCGTCCCTCAGAAGCCACTTTGCAAAGTATGGCGACATGACAGACTGTTGCGTCATCAGAGATGCAGACAAGAAGTCTAGGTGCTTTGGGTTTGTTACATTCACCAAGATGTCGATGGTGGATGAAGTCATGGACGACTTCAAGAGCCAGGGTGGACCCGTCTTGGACGGCAAGACAATAGAGATCAAGAGGGCGATACCTCGTGGG GACTCGAATGATTACGGCTCTAAGGAACAGGTGAAGAAGTTATTCATCGGTGGCATCAGTGAAGATACAACAGAAGCTGATCTAGAGGAACACTTCCGGCAGCATGGCATTATCGAAGAGGTCAAACTTCCCACTGATAAAACTTCCAAGAGACGAGGCTTTGCGTTTATAACGTTCACTGACCATGATGTAGTCAACAAACTTGTTG CCATGAAGACTCACTTCATTAAGAACAAACGATGCGAGGCAAAGAAAGCCGTACCCAAGAACATGATGTCGAGGAAGGATGGTCCAGATAATTACGGTAGAGGTGGCGGTGGTGGTGGTAACTTCAGAGGAG attATGGAAATAATTTCGGCAACGGAAGAGGAAACTTCAACAATGGAGGAAACTTTGGAGGAAACTTTGGAGGTAATAATGGCGGTGGTGGAAATGGCGGACAGGGCTTCGGCAACAACTTTGGAGGTGGATTTGGCAATAACTTTGGAGGAAATGGAGGAGGGTTCGACGGTGGAAACTTCAGCAACAATG GCTGGAACAATAATAGCGGAGGTGGTGGAAATGGCTTCAACAATTTTGGAAGTAATTACGCTGGTGGCAGTTCCAACTTTGGCCCAATGAAGGGGAATAACTTCAGTAATAGAGGTCAAACACCATATGGCG gcGGTAGTGGTGGCAACAACAACGGTGGTGGATACAACAACATGGGTGGCAA CATGGGTGGCAACATGGGTGGCAACATGGGTGGCAACATGGGTGGAAACATGGGTGGAAACATGGGTGGAAACATGGGTGGCAACATGGGTGGTAACATGATGCGAGGTATGGGCAACATGGGTAGCGGAATGGGTAACAACATGGGCGGCGGAATGGGTAACAATATGGGCGGTGGACTGGGTAACAACATGGGTAGCATGGGCGGAGGGATGGGTGGGAATATGGGTGGCGGAGGTGGAATGGGTAACATGGGTAGTGGATTGGGCAACAATATGGTTGGAGGTATGGGTAGTAGTGGTGGCAGCGGATATGGAACGTCCAGTGGATATGGTGGAAGTAGCGGATATTCTGGAAGTGGGAATATGTCAAGCAATACCGGAGGCAGGAGGTTCTAA